One genomic segment of Desulfonatronum thioautotrophicum includes these proteins:
- the glgX gene encoding glycogen debranching protein GlgX, whose amino-acid sequence MHRHDPHNGKESSKNNGPRVWPGSPNPLGATWDGSGVNFALFSAHAEKVELCLFDTDGGTESARITMPEYTHEVWHCYLPDARPGQIYGYRIHGPYDPLAGHRFNPNKLLLDPYAKVLVGNLKWNDALFGYTVGHPDEDLSFDKRDSAPFMPKCQVVDPAFTWGRAMDFRPWHETVIYEMHVLGYTMLHPEVPEEFRGTFEGLAAQPVIDHLRHLGITAIELLPIHAFLQDRHLIERGLSNYWGYNSIGYFAPNPDYLRPRNDLSSFKSFVQKMHDAGIEVILDVVYNHTAEGNHMGPTLSFRGIDNYSYYYLMGDQPRFYNDFTGTGNALELRHPKVLSMVMDSLRYWVQVMGVDGFRFDLATTLARVEGPYNEHASFLDAVAQDPVLGQVKLIAEPWDTGLGGYQVGNFPPGWAEWNDQYRDTMRKFWKGDEGQLPGFAGRFAASADIFNRRGRRTWASVNFITAHDGFTLNDLVSYNQKHNEANGEDSRDGSDNNNSWNCGVEGETDDQEILSLRRRQMRNFLATLLLSQGTPMLTAGDEFARTQQGNNNAYCQDNEISWLDWEAISEAEKAQIDFVARLLALRNSHIVFHRNRFFHGEIIPGTEVKDVIWLHPDGHEMASEDWHDSSARSLAIRLSGEAGIVHLTETGEQEPDDTFLLLVNASHESVSFVLPNGDSGLWEVLVDTMFEDGQPEDEDQPHAPGTKLNLEGRSLRLLRLVSKAE is encoded by the coding sequence ATGCATCGACACGACCCTCATAACGGCAAGGAATCATCCAAAAACAACGGCCCCAGGGTCTGGCCGGGAAGCCCCAACCCTCTTGGAGCGACCTGGGACGGTTCCGGGGTGAACTTCGCCCTGTTCTCGGCCCATGCCGAAAAGGTGGAACTCTGCCTTTTCGATACGGACGGGGGCACCGAGAGCGCCCGCATCACCATGCCGGAGTATACCCATGAAGTCTGGCACTGCTACCTTCCGGATGCCCGGCCCGGCCAAATTTACGGCTATCGGATCCATGGCCCGTACGATCCCTTGGCCGGTCACCGCTTCAATCCCAACAAACTGCTCCTGGATCCCTACGCCAAGGTGCTGGTCGGCAATCTGAAATGGAACGATGCACTCTTCGGCTATACCGTCGGCCATCCGGACGAGGATCTCTCGTTTGACAAACGGGACTCCGCGCCGTTCATGCCCAAGTGTCAGGTGGTCGATCCGGCTTTTACCTGGGGTCGGGCCATGGACTTTCGGCCCTGGCACGAGACGGTCATCTACGAAATGCACGTACTGGGCTACACCATGCTCCACCCTGAGGTGCCCGAGGAATTTCGCGGCACGTTTGAAGGCCTGGCCGCGCAGCCGGTGATTGACCACCTCAGACACCTGGGCATCACCGCCATTGAATTGCTGCCCATCCACGCGTTTCTCCAGGACCGCCATCTTATTGAACGGGGGCTGAGCAACTACTGGGGCTACAACTCCATCGGCTATTTCGCCCCCAATCCGGATTATCTCCGTCCCCGCAACGACTTGTCGTCCTTCAAAAGCTTTGTCCAGAAAATGCATGACGCCGGGATAGAGGTGATCCTGGACGTGGTCTACAACCACACAGCCGAAGGCAACCACATGGGACCGACCCTGTCCTTCCGGGGCATCGACAACTACTCCTACTATTACCTGATGGGCGACCAGCCCCGTTTCTACAACGACTTCACCGGCACGGGCAACGCCCTGGAACTGCGTCATCCGAAAGTCCTCTCCATGGTCATGGACTCTTTGCGGTATTGGGTGCAGGTCATGGGTGTGGACGGATTTCGCTTTGACCTGGCCACCACCCTGGCGCGGGTTGAAGGGCCTTACAATGAACACGCCAGCTTCCTGGATGCCGTGGCCCAGGATCCCGTGTTGGGGCAGGTCAAGCTGATTGCCGAGCCCTGGGACACTGGCCTGGGCGGCTACCAGGTAGGCAATTTCCCCCCCGGCTGGGCTGAATGGAACGATCAGTACCGGGATACCATGCGCAAATTCTGGAAGGGTGACGAAGGGCAACTGCCTGGATTCGCGGGCCGCTTCGCGGCGTCAGCGGACATTTTCAACCGCCGCGGCCGCCGGACCTGGGCAAGTGTCAATTTCATCACAGCCCACGACGGCTTCACCCTGAACGACCTGGTCAGCTATAACCAGAAGCACAATGAGGCCAACGGCGAGGACAGCCGGGACGGTTCGGACAACAACAATTCCTGGAACTGCGGCGTGGAAGGCGAAACCGATGACCAGGAAATCCTGAGCTTACGTCGCCGGCAGATGCGCAATTTCCTGGCCACGCTGCTGCTTTCCCAGGGAACACCCATGCTCACCGCCGGAGATGAATTTGCCCGAACCCAGCAGGGCAACAACAATGCCTACTGCCAGGACAACGAGATCAGCTGGCTGGACTGGGAGGCCATCAGCGAGGCCGAAAAGGCTCAAATCGATTTTGTGGCCCGGCTGCTGGCCCTGCGCAATTCGCACATCGTCTTCCACCGCAACCGGTTCTTTCATGGAGAGATCATCCCCGGCACCGAAGTCAAGGATGTCATCTGGCTACACCCCGATGGACACGAAATGGCCTCCGAGGACTGGCACGATTCTTCGGCTCGCTCCCTGGCCATCCGCCTGAGCGGGGAGGCCGGGATCGTCCACCTCACGGAAACCGGGGAACAGGAGCCGGACGACACTTTTTTGCTCCTGGTCAACGCCAGTCATGAGAGCGTATCCTTCGTGCTGCCCAATGGCGACAGCGGCCTCTGGGAAGTCCTGGTGGACACCATGTTCGAGGATGGGCAGCCCGAGGATGAAGACCAGCCCCACGCACCGGGCACGAAACTGAACCTGGAGGGCCGTTCATTGCGCCTCCTGCGTCTGGTCTCCAAGGCAGAGTGA
- a CDS encoding amidoligase family protein produces MPRFIMPDMLHTPEGDVRRVGVELEMAGLELPVMAKMVTQLFGGRVIAKSPFELDVKDTDHGDFKVELDASLLKNHEYQPYLAKVGITMDSVEDQEAFDVLLARLAANIVPSEIVAPPVPVTSLEDMDRLRDELRQAGAKGTRAAVVYAFGVQFNVEAARLDSAYLRDMLRAYVLLHDRLTERGTVDLSRKIAPYIRAFPGGYIRLILEEGYDPNIQELIRDYLVHNPTRNRPLDMLPLFAHLKPDLVMNAPVETHLIKPRPTFHYRLPNCQIDEPDWSLLQPWNDWVMVEKLAADADRLHEHSRAFLEKPGEVVAHMVDEWVDMLGTWLNR; encoded by the coding sequence ATGCCCCGATTTATCATGCCCGATATGCTGCATACCCCGGAGGGAGACGTTCGCCGTGTGGGTGTGGAGCTGGAGATGGCCGGCCTGGAGTTGCCGGTCATGGCCAAGATGGTCACCCAGCTTTTCGGTGGCCGGGTGATCGCCAAAAGTCCTTTTGAGCTCGACGTCAAGGACACCGACCATGGCGACTTCAAGGTTGAGCTGGATGCCAGTCTGCTGAAAAATCACGAATATCAGCCCTACCTGGCCAAGGTCGGCATCACCATGGACTCTGTAGAGGATCAGGAGGCTTTTGATGTCTTGCTGGCCCGTCTGGCGGCGAACATCGTTCCCAGCGAAATTGTCGCCCCACCGGTTCCGGTTACCTCCCTGGAAGACATGGATAGGTTGCGGGACGAACTGCGGCAGGCCGGGGCCAAAGGGACCCGGGCGGCTGTGGTCTACGCCTTCGGGGTTCAGTTCAACGTTGAGGCCGCCCGTTTGGATTCAGCCTATCTGCGGGACATGCTTCGGGCCTATGTCTTGCTCCATGATCGGCTCACCGAGCGCGGCACGGTGGATCTCTCCCGGAAAATCGCCCCATACATTCGGGCCTTTCCCGGCGGATACATCCGCCTGATTCTGGAAGAAGGCTACGATCCCAACATTCAAGAGCTGATCCGCGACTATCTGGTGCACAACCCCACGCGCAACCGTCCCCTGGACATGCTGCCACTCTTCGCGCACCTCAAGCCTGACCTGGTTATGAACGCTCCCGTGGAGACGCATTTGATCAAGCCCAGGCCGACATTCCATTACCGCCTGCCCAACTGTCAGATCGACGAACCGGACTGGTCACTTCTCCAGCCTTGGAACGACTGGGTCATGGTGGAAAAACTCGCCGCCGACGCCGACCGCCTGCATGAACACAGCCGGGCCTTCCTGGAAAAGCCGGGGGAGGTCGTGGCCCACATGGTGGATGAGTGGGTGGACATGCTCGGAACATGGTTGAATCGGTGA
- a CDS encoding FAD-dependent oxidoreductase — protein MALEHFDAIVVGSGFGGSVSAYRLAEAGLRVCVLERGQAYAPGSFPRSPKAVRQNFWDPRQDLFGMFSFWSFQASEAVVGSGLGGGSLIYANVLIRKPERWFVREDGHGDTLPWPVQRADLEPHYDAVEKILGAQPYPFHSNQGPYKETPKTMAMRDAAAKLGLAWELPNLAVTFAPDGVSPPSTGRRINDPYPNLHGVERQTCRLCGECDVGCNYGSKNTLDLNYLSLARQAGADLRTLCDVKRIEPLEGGGYRVTYDKHDPDSDHRPAERISITAKRVILAAGALGSTYLLLKNRPALPNLSPALGTRYSTNGDLLAFATRARDDQGNPRRLEPSFGPVITSAILGRDALDPGGQPGERGFYLEDAGYPQVVNWLVEATNVGGNLGRFARGLQRRLLAWWTNSPVSDVSAEVAALLSNGNSSSSLLPLLVMGRDLTDGRMSLRQVKDHQYLDVSWSPKPSQAYFQRVTETCGQVAGAMGATVIHNPLSRVFRRPVTVHPLGGCPMGRDAGEGVVDRYGQVFGHPGLFVMDGAVMPDSIGPNPSLTIAAFADFAAQHILET, from the coding sequence ATGGCTTTGGAACATTTCGACGCGATCGTTGTCGGATCCGGTTTTGGCGGGTCCGTGTCGGCCTATCGACTGGCCGAAGCAGGCTTGCGGGTTTGCGTCCTGGAGCGTGGCCAGGCGTATGCTCCCGGATCGTTTCCCCGCAGCCCCAAGGCAGTCCGGCAAAACTTTTGGGATCCTCGCCAGGACCTTTTTGGAATGTTCAGCTTCTGGTCCTTTCAGGCCAGCGAGGCCGTGGTGGGTAGCGGGCTGGGTGGCGGGTCGCTGATCTATGCCAATGTGCTGATCCGCAAACCTGAAAGATGGTTCGTCAGGGAGGATGGGCACGGAGATACGCTGCCATGGCCCGTGCAGCGGGCCGATCTGGAACCGCATTACGACGCGGTGGAAAAAATTCTTGGCGCCCAGCCCTATCCTTTTCACAGCAATCAGGGACCGTACAAGGAAACCCCGAAAACCATGGCCATGCGAGATGCCGCGGCCAAGCTCGGTCTTGCCTGGGAACTCCCCAATCTTGCCGTGACCTTTGCCCCGGACGGCGTCTCCCCTCCAAGCACAGGTCGTCGGATCAACGATCCCTACCCGAATCTGCATGGTGTGGAACGCCAGACTTGTCGGCTCTGCGGGGAATGCGACGTGGGGTGCAACTACGGGTCGAAAAACACCTTGGACCTGAATTACCTCTCTCTGGCCCGCCAAGCTGGAGCGGATCTGCGCACTCTGTGCGACGTGAAACGGATCGAACCCCTGGAGGGCGGCGGGTACCGGGTAACCTACGACAAGCATGATCCGGACAGTGACCATCGCCCTGCGGAACGTATTTCCATTACGGCCAAGCGGGTCATTTTGGCCGCGGGAGCCCTGGGTTCGACCTACCTGCTGCTCAAGAATCGACCCGCGCTCCCCAACCTGAGTCCGGCCCTGGGCACCCGGTACTCCACCAATGGCGACCTGCTGGCCTTTGCCACCCGGGCCCGGGACGATCAGGGCAACCCCCGACGCCTTGAGCCCAGTTTCGGCCCGGTGATCACCAGCGCCATCCTGGGCCGGGATGCACTGGATCCGGGCGGCCAACCCGGAGAGCGCGGATTTTACCTTGAGGACGCCGGGTATCCACAGGTTGTGAACTGGCTTGTGGAAGCGACCAATGTGGGCGGGAATCTGGGACGTTTTGCCAGGGGGCTGCAACGTCGACTCCTGGCCTGGTGGACCAATTCTCCGGTGAGCGACGTCAGTGCGGAAGTTGCGGCATTGCTCAGTAACGGCAACAGCTCATCGAGCCTTTTACCCCTTTTGGTGATGGGCCGTGATCTGACCGACGGGCGGATGAGCCTGCGTCAGGTCAAGGACCATCAGTATCTGGATGTCTCCTGGAGCCCAAAACCCTCCCAAGCCTATTTCCAGCGGGTAACCGAAACATGTGGTCAGGTTGCCGGGGCCATGGGCGCGACAGTGATCCATAACCCCTTGAGCAGGGTATTTCGTCGCCCGGTTACCGTGCATCCTCTGGGCGGCTGTCCCATGGGCCGGGATGCCGGCGAGGGAGTGGTGGATCGCTATGGGCAGGTCTTTGGCCATCCAGGGCTGTTTGTCATGGACGGCGCGGTTATGCCGGATTCCATTGGTCCCAACCCCAGCTTGACGATTGCCGCGTTTGCGGACTTTGCCGCGCAGCACATTCTGGAAACCTAA
- a CDS encoding gamma-glutamyl-gamma-aminobutyrate hydrolase family protein: MVESVNAARSIIGVTGPDHGGLAAWWFTKLAVWRAGGRARRITPKRPCHVRELDGLILGGGADVAPDLYGAESLPQPEEITRGEVGLFRRGLALLAFPLMFLIRRLLTTRNPGLNIDRDKLEQNVLRGALDRNLPILGICRGAQLLNVTMGGTLHQHLTGFYQESPNIRSLLPRKQIMVEPDSCLARILGCATCGVNALHDQAVDRLGEAVRIVAREPNGVVQAVELTTKPFVVGVQWHPEYLPHHRRQQRLFQSLVDAARQPRP, from the coding sequence ATGGTTGAATCGGTGAACGCCGCACGCTCAATCATCGGTGTCACCGGACCGGATCATGGAGGACTGGCCGCCTGGTGGTTCACCAAACTGGCAGTATGGCGCGCCGGCGGGCGTGCCCGACGGATCACCCCAAAGCGGCCATGTCATGTCCGGGAGTTGGACGGGCTGATCCTTGGCGGGGGAGCGGATGTCGCGCCGGATCTCTATGGGGCGGAATCCTTGCCGCAGCCGGAAGAAATAACCCGCGGCGAAGTTGGCCTGTTTCGACGCGGGCTGGCCCTGCTGGCTTTCCCGCTGATGTTCCTGATTCGCAGACTCCTGACCACCCGCAATCCTGGCCTGAACATAGATCGCGACAAACTGGAACAAAATGTGCTTCGTGGAGCACTTGACCGCAACCTGCCGATCCTGGGCATCTGTCGTGGTGCGCAATTGCTCAACGTGACCATGGGGGGCACCCTGCATCAACACCTGACGGGGTTCTACCAGGAATCGCCGAATATTCGCAGCCTGCTGCCCCGTAAACAGATCATGGTGGAGCCGGATTCCTGTTTGGCCCGGATACTTGGATGCGCGACCTGCGGAGTCAACGCGCTACACGACCAGGCCGTGGACAGGCTTGGTGAGGCTGTGCGCATTGTGGCCAGGGAGCCCAACGGGGTTGTCCAGGCCGTGGAGCTGACCACCAAACCCTTTGTTGTCGGCGTCCAGTGGCACCCCGAGTATCTCCCCCACCATCGCCGCCAGCAGCGCCTGTTTCAATCCTTGGTGGATGCCGCTCGGCAACCTCGTCCTTAG